Proteins from one Bos javanicus breed banteng chromosome 27, ARS-OSU_banteng_1.0, whole genome shotgun sequence genomic window:
- the CLDN23 gene encoding claudin-23 produces the protein MRTPVVMTLGMVLAPCGLLLTLTSTLTPGWRLVKGFLDQPLDLVLYQGLWDMCREQSSRERQCGQPDDLGYFAAEPVRVARGLMVTSLAVTGLGLLLATLGVRCWRDEPHFVLAGLSGVVLFTAGLLSLIPVSWYNHFLADRTVLPAQPSPVTVQVGYSLVLGYLGSCLLLLGGFSLALSFAPWCAERCDSCRKAPSSSARRSSISTVYIDGPEPALTPAIKYYSDGQHRPRPDQLGATSQRKAGFPMPRPPPKAYSNPVDVLEGENATNSEPGSSSRSTRPCGSTLPCDSDV, from the coding sequence ATGCGGACGCCGGTGGTGATGACGCTGGGCATGGTACTCGCGCCCTGTGGGCTGTTACTCACCCTGACCAGCACGCTGACGCCCGGCTGGAGGCTGGTGAAGGGCTTCCTCGACCAGCCGCTGGACCTGGTGCTGTACCAGGGCCTGTGGGACATGTGCCGCGAACAGAGCAGTCGCGAGCGCCAGTGCGGCCAGCCGGACGACCTCGGCTACTTCGCCGCCGAGCCGGTGCGCGTGGCGCGGGGACTGATGGTCACGTCGCTGGCCGTCACgggcctggggctgctgctggcgACGCTCGGCGTGCGCTGCTGGAGGGACGAGCCCCACTTCGTGCTGGCCGGCCTCTCCGGCGTTGTGCTCTTCACCGCGGGCCTCTTGAGCCTCATCCCAGTCTCCTGGTACAACCACTTCTTGGCAGATCGCACCGTCCTGCCGGCCCAGCCCAGCCCGGTCACGGTGCAGGTCGGCTACAGCCTGGTGCTGGGCTACCTGGGcagctgcctgctgctgctgggcgGCTTCTCGCTGGCGCTCAGCTTCGCGCCCTGGTGCGCTGAGCGCTGTGACAGCTGCCGCAAGGCGCCTTCCAGCAGCGCGCGCCGCAGCAGCATTAGCACAGTGTACATCGACGGGCCAGAGCCCGCACTCACGCCGGCCATCAAGTACTATAGTGATGGCCAGCACCGGCCGCGGCCTGATCAGCTGGGCGCCACCAGCCAGCGCAAGGCCGGCTTCCCGATGCCCCGGCCCCCACCCAAAGCCTACAGCAACCCGGTGGACGTGCTCGAAGGGGAGAACGCTACAAACTCCGAACCCGGCTCGTCTTCCCGCAGCACTCGGCCCTGCGGCAGCACGCTGCCCTGCGACTCGGACGTGTAG